In Deinobacterium chartae, the following proteins share a genomic window:
- a CDS encoding IclR family transcriptional regulator, producing the protein MVVAAFELLDLISRRPGLNLSELARQSGFTVNRTFRLLGTLEGAGWVSRSRHKTYYLGPRLMMIAARGSKQDPLVQAARLPMDWLSEQTGESVRLGVRVGETRTIVSSRESRFPLQVSVWLDDNIPLYAGALGCCLLAFSPRELQEKVLAGPLERGSEASRRDPTLLAAHLEQVRRSRVDAVIDHRHGLYSIASPILDHDGMAVGALGIFGATLRLPAEGPERYFELVREAAERTARQLHGG; encoded by the coding sequence ATGGTCGTAGCAGCCTTCGAACTGCTCGATCTGATCTCGCGTCGCCCGGGACTCAACCTCTCCGAACTCGCGCGTCAGTCGGGATTCACGGTCAACCGCACCTTCCGCCTGCTCGGTACCCTCGAGGGTGCGGGCTGGGTCAGCCGCTCCCGGCACAAGACCTACTACCTGGGACCGCGCCTGATGATGATCGCCGCGCGGGGCAGCAAGCAGGACCCGCTGGTCCAGGCGGCCCGCCTGCCGATGGACTGGCTGTCCGAGCAGACCGGCGAGTCGGTGCGACTGGGCGTGCGCGTCGGTGAAACCCGGACCATCGTGTCCTCGCGGGAATCGCGTTTCCCGCTGCAGGTCTCGGTCTGGCTGGACGACAACATCCCGCTGTATGCCGGAGCGCTCGGTTGCTGCCTGCTGGCCTTCTCGCCCCGAGAGCTGCAGGAGAAGGTGCTCGCCGGACCGCTCGAGCGCGGATCGGAAGCCAGCCGCCGGGATCCCACGCTGCTGGCGGCCCACCTCGAGCAGGTCCGGCGCAGCCGGGTTGACGCGGTGATCGATCATCGGCACGGCCTGTACTCGATCGCCTCACCGATACTCGACCACGACGGGATGGCGGTGGGTGCCCTGGGCATTTTTGGTGCGACCCTGCGCCTGCCTGCGGAGGGACCCGAGCGTTATTTCGAACTGGTGCGCGAGGCCGCTGAGCGCACGGCCCGGCAGTTGCACGGCGGCTGA